The Desulfovibrio piger DNA segment CAGAGTTACCCTTTCAAGATTAGAAAAAGGAGAACGAACTCCTGATGCCAATTTTCTCCAAATGGTAATACAAAACACCGGTATATGTTCCGAATGGCTCATTATGGGGACAGGGAAGATGTACCCAGAGAGAAAGGTCACCCCTCTCGTGCAGCCGCATTATGAAGAGGACAAAAAAGCGTCCGACACGTCGGACGCTTTTATCCCCCTAAAACAGAATCAATTAGTTGAAAATATTGATTTTTATAAAAACAAAACGTCCGACATGTCGGACATTCGAGAGCTTCAGAAGGAAATCCTTGAGGCTTTCCGGGAACAAAACCGCTTGGTTCGGGAAAATGCTGAATTATGTATCGCTTTAGAACATGCGAAGCTAGAAATTGAGCGTAAGAATTTGCTTATCGACCGCCGCGATCAGCGCATCCGCGAACTCGAAAAGGAAAACGCCCAACTCCGGGAGTCCCGAAAGGGGGTTTCCCCTGTATTCCGTGCGGCTACGGGGG contains these protein-coding regions:
- a CDS encoding helix-turn-helix domain-containing protein; its protein translation is MSTIGERIRQLRGEKTLDEFSKINGIHRVTLSRLEKGERTPDANFLQMVIQNTGICSEWLIMGTGKMYPERKVTPLVQPHYEEDKKASDTSDAFIPLKQNQLVENIDFYKNKTSDMSDIRELQKEILEAFREQNRLVRENAELCIALEHAKLEIERKNLLIDRRDQRIRELEKENAQLRESRKGVSPVFRAATGEAN